A genomic segment from Panulirus ornatus isolate Po-2019 chromosome 7, ASM3632096v1, whole genome shotgun sequence encodes:
- the LOC139749496 gene encoding uncharacterized protein: protein MDPGFDNLESSLSLDDSLMGQTDSIDSLYHTYLGSMDTFPSASATPGSYEGQESRSFQTVNIVDWGGEECLEWAESVCRRCGIERSTVDLWHLSNTTGSSLLQYTEQYFCHTLGPQHGRLFHRELQALIKRSARGKKKVGGRLRGEASGVSYPTPSPASSCDPDSWDFTSDDFKDLDRYISDETWDPLVGNLQGLDLQEDFMPIKYEPEDQQCQYPVAAAAAALPAEEPVSPSEAAASSTDVFKKIPTNTRRRERGPKSWEFLIRLLADKRTNPTLIRWEDEASATFRLTQPSIIAKMWGARADKSNLSYVNFARGLRYHYNTGALMAVSERQLVYRCGPKALKYLKELQEQGLR, encoded by the exons ATGGACCCTGGGTTCGACAACCTAGAGTCATCCCTCAGCCTGGACGACTCCCTGATGGGACAAACTGATAGCATAGACAGCCTGTATCACACTTACCTGGGGAGTATGGACACCTTCCCCTCTGCCTCAGCCACTCCGGGGAGTTACGAGGGTCAGGAAAGCAGGTCCTTCCAGACAGTGAACATCGTTGACTGGGGAGGCGAG GAGTGCTTGGAGTGGGCGGAGAGTGTGTGCAGGCGGTGTGGAATAGAGAGGTCCACTGTGGATCTGTGGCACTTGAGCAATACCACGGGCTCCAGCCTCCTACAGTACACTGAACAATATTTCTGCCACACCCTCGGTCCCCAGCACGGCCGCCTCTTCCACCGAGAACTGCAGGCGCTCATCAAGCGAAGTGCACGTG GTAAGAAGAAGGTGGGGGGTCGTCTGCGCGGGGAGGCCAGCGGCGTTTcctaccccaccccctcacccgccAGTTCCTGCGATCCTGACTCGTGGGACTTCACCAGCGACGACTTCAAGGACCTGGACCGATACATCTCTGACGAGACCTGGGATCCCCTGGTCGGCAACCTCCAAGGGCTTGACCTTCAAGAGGACTTTATGCCCATTAAGTACG AGCCAGAGGATCAACAGTGCCAGTACCCAgtagcggcagcggcggcggcattACCAGCAGAAGAGCCAGTCTCACCGTCCGAAGCGGCCGCCTCAAGCACTGATGTGTTTAAGAAgatccccaccaacaccaggaggcGAG AACGAGGACCTAAGAGCTGGGAGTTCCTCATCCGGTTGCTGGCGGACAAACGAACCAACCCGACGCTGATCCGTTGGGAAGACGAAGCCAGTGCCACCTTCCGTCTAACACAGCCGTCCATTATCGCCAAGATGTGGGGAGCGCGCGCTGACAAGTCCAACCTCTCCTATGTCAACTTTGCCCGGGGACTTAG GTACCACTACAACACTGGTGCGCTGATGGCGGTGTCGGAGCGGCAGCTGGTGTACCGCTGTGGTCCTAAGGCTCTCAAGTACCTGAAGGAGCTGCAAGAGCAAGGCCTTCGCTGA